Proteins encoded within one genomic window of Deltaproteobacteria bacterium:
- a CDS encoding MBL fold metallo-hydrolase: MLVRCWGSRGSISVSGKEYIKYGGDTTCVEVVADSGEIIVIDAGTGIRRLGNHYAKEKISRVNMVFTHPHWDHLAGFPFFKLLYKKTATIDIRGPRTTQEYIKTIISRTMTSPYFPVELTDIAADVKFHSTTGQDDFSIGSVHVKTIPLNHTNTGVGYRLEENGKAFVFLTDNELGHPHPAGKSFHDYVEFSKGADLLIHDAEYKPEDYMKGWGHSTYTDAVNLAMQAGVKTIGLFHHNQDRPDDGVDEILESSQKLLKDKGAKIECVAMATDTEIKL; the protein is encoded by the coding sequence ATGCTCGTCAGGTGCTGGGGGTCGAGAGGCTCTATCTCGGTTTCCGGGAAAGAATACATAAAGTACGGCGGAGACACAACTTGTGTCGAGGTCGTGGCCGACTCGGGCGAGATAATCGTCATAGACGCCGGCACCGGCATCAGACGACTTGGCAACCACTACGCCAAAGAAAAGATCAGCCGCGTTAACATGGTCTTTACGCACCCTCACTGGGACCATCTCGCCGGATTCCCGTTCTTCAAGCTTCTATACAAAAAAACCGCCACCATAGACATCAGGGGCCCGCGCACCACGCAGGAATACATAAAGACCATAATATCGAGGACAATGACCTCGCCTTACTTCCCGGTCGAGTTGACAGACATTGCCGCGGACGTCAAATTCCATTCTACAACCGGCCAGGACGACTTCTCCATCGGCTCCGTGCACGTAAAGACCATACCGCTTAACCACACAAACACGGGCGTTGGCTACAGGCTCGAAGAGAACGGCAAAGCGTTCGTGTTTCTAACGGATAACGAGCTTGGACACCCACACCCTGCAGGGAAATCGTTTCACGATTACGTCGAGTTCTCAAAAGGCGCGGACCTCTTAATCCACGACGCCGAGTACAAGCCCGAAGACTACATGAAGGGCTGGGGCCACTCGACATACACCGATGCCGTAAACCTCGCCATGCAGGCAGGCGTTAAAACAATAGGGCTCTTCCACCACAACCAGGACAGGCCCGACGACGGCGTCGACGAAATCCTCGAGTCATCCCAAAAACTGCTCAAGGACAAGGGCGCAAAGATAGAATGCGTAGCAATGGCAACTGACACCGAGATAAAGCTCTAA
- a CDS encoding response regulator, giving the protein MTSQPGSLNAGPPKNICIADDDAFFRTILKDILTSAGHNVLGVAEDGAAAVVMAKELKPEIFILDLVMPEMNGIEALREMKLMPTPPKVILCTTIKGEKVLAEAKAAGIDGYVKKPFNEEEILGTIAGL; this is encoded by the coding sequence ATGACGTCTCAACCAGGCTCGCTGAACGCAGGTCCGCCTAAAAATATCTGCATCGCGGACGACGACGCGTTCTTCAGGACCATTCTAAAAGACATACTCACATCCGCCGGCCACAACGTTTTGGGGGTAGCCGAGGACGGCGCCGCCGCTGTCGTAATGGCAAAGGAGCTTAAGCCCGAGATTTTCATACTCGATCTCGTCATGCCTGAGATGAACGGCATCGAGGCCCTAAGAGAGATGAAGCTCATGCCCACACCTCCAAAGGTCATCCTCTGCACCACCATAAAGGGAGAAAAGGTGCTTGCGGAGGCAAAGGCCGCGGGCATCGACGGGTATGTTAAGAAACCCTTTAACGAGGAAGAGATTCTTGGCACCATAGCCGGCCTGTAG
- a CDS encoding ATP-binding protein — translation MDASKYKNLYLQEARERIAAIETELVELEKDPSGTKPVETLFRSYHSIKGMSASMGYELVQRFSHAQEDLLDAVRSKKLGVTGDLISLLLECLDKMKALAEAIEHDAEQNEAAVDAMIVKIQAAKTAPPPSAAPAKPEAEPEEKKQAAAPRPVDEQKQHISIADTIKVERAVFDKQLDITGNLMTELSRLKAEAENVQSMAMHDIIRALERSLDELRENILDARMVKFDSITQTLPRIVRDVCRNTGKEAEIIIEGASIAMDRSVLETMSDPLIHIIRNAVDHGLEPPADRKKAKKPEKGTIKVRALSRRDRIFITITDDGRGIDRDRIREKALQSMPQDRVMSMTDKELLMLICLPGFSTAKQVSDISGRGVGMDIVKSTIDDLGGDFTIDSILGKGTIMTIELPKASSMMKLLVVRVGNEQFSLPLSKVHRVIEAERSEISTGRIEYYGKSIKVSLLKNLLRIPDDDCTETLRVALLETGVEGDELFALAFDDFVDDMDAYIRPLAPPFSSIWCAAGITILGNGRPVFLLDIPQLASV, via the coding sequence ATGGACGCATCCAAATATAAAAACCTATACCTGCAGGAGGCGCGCGAAAGAATAGCGGCCATAGAGACCGAGCTCGTTGAGCTTGAAAAAGACCCCTCCGGCACCAAACCCGTTGAAACGCTTTTCCGTTCCTACCATTCCATAAAAGGCATGAGCGCCTCCATGGGCTACGAGCTCGTGCAGAGGTTCTCGCACGCGCAGGAAGACCTTCTCGACGCCGTAAGGTCCAAAAAACTAGGCGTCACCGGAGACCTCATATCGCTTCTCCTCGAATGCCTCGACAAGATGAAGGCCCTGGCCGAGGCCATAGAACACGACGCAGAGCAAAACGAGGCGGCAGTGGATGCGATGATAGTAAAAATACAGGCGGCAAAGACCGCCCCCCCGCCCTCTGCCGCGCCAGCAAAGCCGGAGGCCGAGCCGGAGGAAAAGAAACAGGCTGCCGCGCCGCGCCCGGTTGACGAACAAAAACAGCACATCAGCATCGCCGACACCATCAAGGTCGAGCGCGCGGTCTTCGACAAACAACTGGACATCACCGGCAATCTCATGACAGAGCTCTCGCGCTTAAAGGCCGAGGCCGAGAACGTGCAATCCATGGCCATGCACGACATAATCCGGGCGCTCGAGCGCAGTCTTGACGAGCTTAGAGAAAATATCCTGGACGCCAGGATGGTGAAGTTCGACAGCATTACGCAGACACTTCCCAGAATCGTTCGCGACGTGTGCCGAAACACCGGCAAAGAGGCCGAGATAATCATAGAAGGCGCTTCCATAGCCATGGACCGCTCGGTGCTCGAAACTATGAGCGACCCGCTAATCCACATCATACGCAACGCCGTTGACCACGGACTCGAGCCCCCGGCAGACCGCAAAAAAGCGAAAAAACCGGAAAAGGGCACTATAAAAGTGCGCGCCCTGTCGAGGCGCGACCGCATCTTCATAACCATAACCGACGACGGCCGCGGCATAGACAGGGACAGGATCCGCGAAAAAGCCCTCCAGAGCATGCCCCAGGACCGCGTCATGAGCATGACAGATAAAGAGCTCCTGATGCTCATCTGTCTGCCGGGGTTTAGCACGGCAAAGCAGGTAAGCGACATCTCGGGAAGAGGCGTTGGCATGGACATCGTCAAAAGCACCATAGACGACCTCGGAGGAGACTTTACCATAGACAGCATACTCGGCAAGGGCACTATCATGACGATAGAGCTTCCAAAGGCCTCGTCCATGATGAAGCTTCTTGTTGTAAGAGTCGGAAACGAACAGTTCTCGCTGCCGCTCTCGAAGGTACACCGCGTCATCGAGGCCGAAAGAAGCGAGATATCGACGGGGCGTATCGAGTACTACGGAAAGAGCATCAAGGTTTCCTTATTGAAAAACCTTCTAAGAATACCAGATGACGACTGCACCGAAACACTAAGGGTTGCGCTCCTCGAAACGGGTGTGGAGGGCGACGAGCTCTTTGCCCTGGCCTTCGACGACTTCGTCGACGACATGGACGCCTACATACGCCCGCTTGCCCCGCCTTTCTCCTCCATATGGTGCGCTGCGGGAATAACCATACTCGGCAACGGCAGACCGGTATTCCTCCTTGACATACCGCAGCTTGCGTCGGTTTAA
- a CDS encoding methyl-accepting chemotaxis protein, which yields MRIPVAIKFIFGFLFVVATVASMPLFINLDEEIRVGLATIVGLILGLVFSRSFTKRFTYFIKSAKRISLGDLSFDEKTKPPRILFKDETIDLEDAIELIYTNMRTLVKNLKGSVHNLSTAEQSLSSIVAKGRVTNDEVIAASSKIFAAALDQARHVDSTSALVKDVDSFAEDVADKVNQTASASQMAHSMVERGTATTASAIEKLEGIFTGIDSTTVAASRLKDKLNDIPKILDVITHISRQIDLLALNATIEASKAGEHGKGFAMVAEEVRRFADNTNRSVGDVSTVVKELKDEVEKVVQNVSNSSSFIKEGREDIRKIREILLDVASYTSDMTTRADMIIDLTVKQKEKTHDAVTIIEELARIAQNNLSTSELVDQTVEKHGAATEKTVEAATNLAKIAKELETLVARFKIEEGFDANMSEGQDFPAAAAATAAAAAAATTAFQEPSVTEEAPAYAVTAEEQEAANTAGYTLPDETEAATLPEEEPQDIATFASTEEQAAEEPATEETWVEQPQEYGTEQAASEEYAATEEVPQAEYAAEPNSDLQSEVDTIIEQASGGEAEITAEGFVQEEGQTQEPTFGDFYTESAQSGEDAQAPLIGNIEMEAPPPVPQAGATATAAAARKDDKQRGEFEFEDDDLSGGYFGGKDRA from the coding sequence ATGCGGATACCGGTAGCCATAAAATTCATATTCGGTTTTCTGTTCGTCGTGGCAACAGTGGCCTCGATGCCGCTATTTATCAACCTCGACGAAGAAATACGAGTCGGACTCGCAACCATCGTTGGACTTATCCTCGGCCTCGTATTCAGCAGAAGTTTCACGAAAAGATTCACTTACTTCATAAAATCCGCGAAGCGCATAAGCCTTGGCGACCTAAGCTTCGACGAAAAAACCAAGCCCCCGCGCATACTGTTCAAGGACGAAACAATCGACCTGGAAGACGCCATTGAGCTAATCTACACCAACATGCGCACCCTGGTTAAAAACCTCAAAGGTTCTGTGCACAACTTAAGCACAGCCGAACAATCTCTAAGCAGCATCGTCGCAAAAGGACGCGTAACCAACGACGAGGTCATCGCCGCTTCATCCAAGATATTCGCGGCCGCCCTTGACCAGGCCAGGCACGTGGACAGCACCTCGGCTCTCGTAAAGGACGTGGACTCTTTTGCCGAAGACGTGGCCGACAAGGTAAACCAGACCGCCTCGGCCTCCCAGATGGCGCATTCGATGGTTGAGCGCGGCACCGCCACAACGGCATCGGCAATAGAAAAACTCGAAGGCATATTCACCGGCATAGACAGCACCACGGTAGCGGCAAGCAGATTAAAGGACAAACTAAACGACATCCCGAAAATCCTCGACGTCATAACGCACATATCCAGACAGATTGACCTCCTCGCCCTAAACGCTACAATCGAGGCAAGCAAGGCCGGAGAACACGGCAAGGGGTTTGCCATGGTCGCCGAAGAGGTCAGAAGGTTCGCTGACAACACCAACAGAAGCGTTGGCGACGTATCCACCGTAGTCAAGGAACTAAAAGACGAGGTCGAGAAGGTCGTGCAAAACGTCTCCAACAGCTCCTCCTTCATAAAAGAGGGCCGCGAAGACATCCGTAAGATAAGAGAGATACTGCTTGATGTCGCAAGCTACACCTCGGACATGACGACCAGGGCCGACATGATAATCGACCTTACGGTAAAGCAGAAGGAAAAGACCCACGATGCCGTCACAATCATCGAGGAACTGGCGCGCATCGCACAAAACAATCTTTCCACATCAGAACTCGTGGACCAGACCGTTGAAAAGCACGGCGCCGCAACGGAGAAAACAGTAGAAGCGGCCACAAACCTTGCCAAAATAGCCAAGGAACTCGAGACCCTCGTTGCGCGCTTCAAGATAGAAGAAGGGTTCGACGCAAACATGTCGGAAGGCCAGGACTTTCCAGCTGCAGCAGCGGCAACTGCCGCAGCCGCTGCTGCAGCAACAACGGCATTCCAGGAACCGTCTGTTACAGAAGAAGCCCCCGCTTACGCCGTAACGGCAGAAGAGCAGGAAGCTGCCAACACCGCAGGCTATACCCTGCCAGATGAGACGGAAGCCGCGACTCTGCCGGAGGAGGAACCACAGGATATCGCCACATTCGCTTCGACCGAAGAACAGGCTGCCGAAGAACCGGCTACGGAAGAAACATGGGTTGAACAGCCGCAGGAATACGGCACAGAACAGGCCGCGTCCGAAGAATACGCGGCAACCGAAGAGGTCCCTCAGGCCGAATACGCCGCCGAGCCAAACTCTGATCTCCAGTCCGAGGTCGATACCATCATCGAGCAGGCTTCCGGCGGTGAAGCTGAAATAACAGCAGAAGGGTTTGTGCAGGAAGAAGGCCAAACGCAGGAACCGACCTTTGGGGATTTCTACACTGAAAGCGCCCAAAGCGGCGAAGATGCACAAGCTCCTTTAATCGGCAATATAGAGATGGAAGCACCGCCCCCTGTCCCGCAAGCCGGCGCCACTGCCACCGCTGCGGCAGCCAGGAAAGATGACAAGCAGCGCGGCGAGTTCGAGTTCGAGGACGACGACCTCTCTGGCGGCTACTTCGGGGGAAAGGACCGGGCCTAA
- a CDS encoding chemotaxis protein CheW: MLLLQVGTERLAIHLEYIERIVETSRVYFVPSAIPPVKGVITAGHDTIMVVDLSRIFSLPPYYEDSGRVIVVSENGKRRIGLHAGNQRFFFAWQEDLEEAQFITQRTSNYVSGAVKIGEGTLKIIDWRYIFDDVSTRLAERRSA, translated from the coding sequence ATGCTGCTTTTGCAGGTAGGCACCGAACGCCTCGCCATACATCTTGAGTATATCGAGCGTATCGTCGAGACCTCGCGCGTGTATTTCGTGCCGAGCGCCATACCGCCCGTAAAAGGCGTCATAACGGCGGGGCACGACACCATCATGGTGGTAGATTTGAGCCGGATATTTAGCCTGCCGCCGTATTATGAAGACTCGGGGCGCGTAATCGTCGTCTCCGAGAACGGAAAACGCAGAATAGGGCTGCATGCAGGGAACCAGAGATTTTTTTTCGCATGGCAAGAAGACCTGGAGGAGGCGCAGTTCATTACCCAGCGCACCTCCAATTACGTATCCGGCGCCGTAAAGATCGGCGAAGGCACTTTGAAAATCATTGACTGGAGGTATATTTTCGATGACGTCTCAACCAGGCTCGCTGAACGCAGGTCCGCCTAA
- a CDS encoding DsrE family protein produces METVTIVLQDAPYGNEKMWNALRLVEALLTEDVKVRIFLYGDSVSAAKKGQSPPKGYYNVGEMLSALIKKGAEVRSCLTCTRARGFTQEDFIEGAVVGKTIDLARWVKDSSKAMVF; encoded by the coding sequence ATGGAAACCGTGACCATTGTTTTGCAGGACGCGCCGTATGGAAATGAAAAAATGTGGAATGCACTTAGGCTCGTGGAGGCCCTTTTGACCGAGGACGTAAAGGTAAGGATATTTCTTTATGGCGATAGCGTCTCGGCAGCCAAGAAAGGCCAGAGCCCGCCAAAAGGCTACTATAACGTCGGCGAGATGCTCTCTGCCCTGATAAAGAAGGGCGCTGAGGTAAGAAGCTGTCTTACCTGCACGCGCGCACGGGGATTTACGCAGGAAGACTTTATCGAAGGCGCAGTGGTCGGCAAGACCATTGACCTTGCAAGATGGGTAAAGGACAGCTCGAAGGCAATGGTGTTTTAG
- a CDS encoding CAP domain-containing protein — translation MDRRTLILAVLLTALAAGCGGGPAIVYQGDATAGAECRGTEVLTEKACAGDELNAEEKKFLKLLNDYRAKHKLPPVPASPSLSLVANRHVRDVAENHRQYSKKGENWLHGWSDCDYDAANNSTYKCMWEAPKRLGTQYAGYGFENFFGGIEYGGYIVTAEGALKGWQGSRLHNAVILNKGVWEKHPWKAVGIGFYKGYAALWFGEEDDPAITAAVR, via the coding sequence ATGGATAGAAGAACCTTGATACTGGCGGTTTTGCTTACGGCCTTGGCTGCGGGATGCGGAGGCGGCCCTGCAATCGTGTACCAGGGCGATGCGACGGCGGGGGCAGAGTGTAGAGGCACTGAAGTGCTGACCGAAAAGGCCTGCGCAGGCGACGAACTAAACGCGGAGGAAAAGAAGTTCCTTAAGCTCCTAAACGATTATCGCGCAAAGCACAAGCTGCCGCCCGTACCGGCTTCTCCTTCTCTTAGTCTTGTTGCGAACCGGCACGTGCGCGATGTTGCTGAAAACCATAGGCAGTACTCGAAAAAGGGAGAGAACTGGCTTCACGGGTGGAGCGACTGCGACTACGACGCCGCCAATAACTCCACGTATAAATGCATGTGGGAGGCGCCAAAGAGGCTTGGAACGCAATATGCCGGTTACGGGTTCGAGAACTTTTTTGGCGGCATTGAGTACGGCGGTTACATCGTAACGGCCGAAGGCGCCCTGAAGGGCTGGCAGGGCAGCAGACTCCATAACGCGGTTATACTTAATAAAGGCGTGTGGGAAAAGCATCCGTGGAAAGCCGTTGGAATAGGGTTTTATAAAGGATACGCGGCGCTATGGTTTGGCGAAGAGGACGATCCTGCAATAACAGCTGCGGTCAGGTGA
- a CDS encoding DUF2892 domain-containing protein, translating to MHVERTLRLIAGFFILLSLALAKFHHEYWLYFTAFVGLNLLQSGLTNWCPMMTFLKWGGLKCCKTEK from the coding sequence ATGCATGTCGAAAGGACTCTAAGGCTAATAGCAGGGTTTTTCATACTACTTAGTCTCGCACTTGCGAAGTTTCACCACGAGTACTGGCTCTATTTTACGGCATTTGTCGGCCTGAACCTTCTACAGTCCGGGCTCACGAACTGGTGCCCGATGATGACATTTCTTAAGTGGGGCGGGCTGAAATGCTGCAAGACCGAGAAGTAA
- the larB gene encoding nickel pincer cofactor biosynthesis protein LarB: protein MNPKELEKLLTFVKSGKVSVPGALKKLRHMPFESLDFATIDTHRSLRQGFPEVIFGQGKSAKQIIEISKRLGAKKENVLITRIDGKKAATVRRSFKGSSYNETARTIFIKKQPVKITGKGTVLVITAGTSDVPVAEEAAVTAECLGNRVKRIYDVGVAGIHRLLHRKDDLFEANVLIAVAGMEGALPSVVAGLVGRPVIAVPTSVGYGANLGGLTTLLAMLNSCSSGLTVVNIDNGFGAAYAATLINRDKK, encoded by the coding sequence ATGAACCCAAAGGAACTCGAAAAACTGCTAACTTTTGTCAAAAGCGGGAAGGTCTCGGTGCCGGGCGCGCTAAAGAAGCTAAGGCACATGCCCTTTGAGTCGCTAGACTTCGCCACAATAGACACGCACCGCTCGCTAAGACAGGGCTTTCCCGAGGTAATATTTGGCCAGGGCAAAAGCGCAAAGCAGATAATCGAGATATCCAAACGGCTTGGCGCAAAAAAGGAAAACGTGCTTATAACGCGTATTGACGGAAAAAAGGCAGCAACCGTGCGCCGCTCCTTCAAAGGCTCCTCATATAATGAAACTGCGCGGACCATTTTCATAAAAAAACAGCCGGTAAAGATAACCGGCAAAGGAACGGTCCTTGTCATAACGGCAGGCACCTCCGACGTTCCTGTTGCCGAAGAGGCTGCGGTTACGGCAGAGTGCCTCGGAAACCGCGTTAAACGCATCTACGACGTCGGGGTTGCAGGCATACACAGGCTGCTCCACAGAAAAGATGACCTCTTCGAGGCAAACGTGCTCATCGCCGTAGCCGGCATGGAGGGCGCGCTCCCAAGTGTTGTAGCCGGGCTTGTCGGAAGGCCGGTCATAGCCGTGCCGACAAGCGTCGGGTACGGCGCAAACCTCGGAGGGCTAACAACACTGCTTGCAATGCTAAACTCCTGCAGCTCCGGGCTTACTGTCGTGAACATAGACAACGGCTTTGGCGCGGCCTACGCAGCCACACTCATAAACAGGGATAAAAAATGA
- a CDS encoding metalloregulator ArsR/SmtB family transcription factor gives MKTLFDIQAAICKALSNPKRLEIIYALKDGEHTVSEIVEAVGQRKANVSQNLAVLKNAGILKARRDGLNIHYSIANEKIVTACGLMREFLMEGLEESKTLLTSLRRVK, from the coding sequence ATGAAGACCTTATTTGACATACAGGCTGCCATATGCAAGGCCCTCTCGAACCCAAAGAGGCTGGAAATCATATACGCCTTAAAGGACGGCGAGCACACGGTCTCGGAGATAGTAGAGGCCGTTGGCCAGCGTAAGGCCAACGTTAGCCAGAACCTTGCGGTCTTGAAGAACGCTGGCATACTCAAGGCAAGGAGAGACGGACTTAATATCCATTACTCCATAGCCAATGAGAAGATAGTTACTGCCTGCGGCCTTATGCGCGAGTTCCTGATGGAAGGGCTCGAGGAAAGTAAAACGCTTCTTACCAGCCTTAGAAGGGTAAAGTAA
- a CDS encoding outer membrane lipoprotein-sorting protein — protein sequence MNTRIVLGMFVLPVLAALVFTASSAAALTPEEIIDKANLAYYYAGNDGTASAKMTIYDSQGRSRVREITMIRKDVKDGGEQKFYVYFHKPEDVSRMVFMVWKNVKGDDDRWLYVPAIDLVKRVASKDKRSSFAGSHFVYEDVSGRLPAADNHELLREDKLGASDVYVIKNTPKDPGSVEFSYFVVYVDKKNFIPIKGEYFDKAGKLYKVATVEEVRDIDGIPTVIKGKVEEPGGGYTTIEFSNVKYNVKVKDDIFTERSLRKPPREWIK from the coding sequence ATGAATACGAGAATTGTACTTGGAATGTTTGTTTTACCGGTGTTGGCGGCGCTAGTCTTTACGGCGTCTTCTGCAGCTGCCCTTACGCCGGAAGAGATAATAGACAAGGCGAACCTTGCCTATTACTATGCCGGTAACGACGGAACCGCTTCGGCCAAGATGACCATCTATGATAGCCAGGGCAGAAGCCGCGTTAGAGAGATTACGATGATAAGAAAGGACGTTAAGGACGGCGGAGAGCAGAAGTTCTACGTCTACTTCCATAAGCCCGAGGACGTCTCGAGGATGGTATTTATGGTGTGGAAGAACGTCAAGGGAGACGACGACAGGTGGCTCTATGTGCCTGCCATAGACCTTGTTAAAAGGGTTGCCTCAAAGGACAAACGCTCGAGCTTCGCAGGCTCGCACTTTGTGTACGAGGATGTCTCCGGGAGGCTGCCTGCTGCCGACAATCATGAACTACTTAGGGAAGATAAGCTCGGGGCAAGCGACGTCTACGTCATAAAGAATACTCCGAAGGACCCTGGTTCTGTCGAGTTCTCGTACTTCGTTGTCTACGTTGACAAGAAGAACTTCATCCCAATAAAGGGCGAGTACTTTGACAAGGCAGGAAAGCTCTATAAGGTAGCAACAGTTGAAGAGGTCAGGGACATTGACGGCATCCCGACGGTCATAAAGGGCAAGGTCGAGGAGCCGGGTGGCGGGTATACGACCATCGAGTTCTCGAATGTGAAATATAACGTAAAGGTAAAGGATGATATCTTTACCGAGCGTTCCCTTAGAAAGCCGCCAAGAGAGTGGATAAAGTAA
- the larC gene encoding nickel pincer cofactor biosynthesis protein LarC, protein MTRTLYIDCPTGLSGDMFIASLLDAGAGMKTLKSGLAKLKLKGYTLKVTKERRQAVEGTRFKVLCGHEHHHRTFKDIKAIIEKSGLDRDIKDTAIAIFKNLAIAEGKVHGIAADKVHFHEVGAVDSIVDIVGAAILLKSLGIGALYSSEVPLGSGRVMTDHGMLPIPAPATIELMKGVPIAPSDIKMELTTPTGAAILKTLAKGFGPMPAMTIESIGYGCGGKDLREFPNAARAVIGASSKNAKTGEKVIVIETNIDDMSPQIAGYLTEKLLKEGALDAYVTPVFMKKQRPAILLTVLTVEESRDRLVDLIFAESSTIGVRCHETQRTCLERKSITLKTEYGQIKAKMSVKNGRTLNIQPEYEDCRRIAEKKHVPLKKIIESAIAAAAKKRP, encoded by the coding sequence ATGACAAGAACCCTATACATCGACTGCCCGACCGGGCTTAGCGGCGACATGTTCATCGCCTCTCTTCTCGACGCAGGCGCTGGCATGAAAACTCTTAAAAGCGGGCTCGCAAAATTAAAGCTCAAGGGCTACACCCTGAAGGTCACGAAAGAACGGCGCCAGGCAGTAGAGGGCACGAGGTTCAAGGTTCTGTGCGGCCACGAGCACCATCACCGCACATTCAAGGACATAAAGGCCATAATCGAGAAAAGCGGCCTTGACAGAGACATAAAGGACACCGCTATAGCGATATTTAAAAACCTCGCGATAGCAGAAGGCAAGGTCCACGGCATTGCCGCAGACAAGGTGCACTTTCACGAGGTCGGCGCAGTCGATTCGATAGTGGATATCGTTGGGGCGGCAATACTTCTTAAATCTCTTGGCATCGGGGCCCTCTACTCATCCGAGGTCCCGCTTGGCTCCGGGCGCGTGATGACAGACCACGGCATGCTGCCCATACCCGCGCCAGCGACAATAGAGCTCATGAAGGGCGTGCCTATCGCGCCTTCCGACATAAAAATGGAGCTAACGACCCCTACCGGCGCGGCCATACTAAAAACCCTTGCAAAGGGCTTTGGCCCCATGCCCGCCATGACAATAGAATCTATTGGCTACGGCTGCGGAGGTAAGGACCTAAGGGAATTCCCAAATGCCGCGCGCGCAGTAATCGGCGCTTCTTCGAAAAACGCCAAAACAGGCGAAAAGGTCATTGTAATAGAGACCAATATCGACGACATGAGCCCGCAAATCGCAGGCTATCTTACGGAAAAACTCCTTAAAGAAGGCGCTCTCGACGCATACGTAACGCCCGTGTTCATGAAAAAACAGCGCCCTGCAATACTCCTTACAGTACTAACAGTAGAGGAATCCAGGGACAGGCTCGTTGACTTGATATTCGCTGAATCGAGCACCATAGGAGTACGCTGCCATGAAACACAAAGAACGTGCCTTGAAAGAAAGTCTATTACGCTAAAGACCGAATACGGACAAATAAAGGCAAAGATGTCCGTTAAAAACGGCAGAACGCTTAATATTCAACCGGAATACGAAGACTGCAGGCGCATTGCCGAGAAAAAACACGTTCCATTAAAGAAGATTATCGAATCCGCCATTGCAGCAGCGGCTAAAAAGAGACCCTGA
- the queF gene encoding preQ(1) synthase, which produces MKKYGAKNIEKAAIEPWPNPAKGKDYTIEISYPEFTCLCPRSGYPDFATIRITYVPKDFIVELKSLKLYLNAFRDRAVSHEASTNEIFTALKKALKPKKLEVVGDFNVRGNVKTIVKVAI; this is translated from the coding sequence ATGAAAAAATACGGCGCTAAAAACATAGAAAAGGCGGCCATAGAGCCGTGGCCAAACCCTGCAAAGGGCAAGGACTATACCATAGAGATAAGCTACCCTGAATTCACGTGCCTCTGCCCGAGGTCAGGGTACCCGGACTTTGCCACCATCCGCATCACGTACGTGCCAAAGGACTTTATCGTGGAGCTAAAGTCCCTTAAGCTCTACCTAAACGCATTCCGCGACCGCGCAGTATCGCACGAGGCCTCGACAAACGAAATATTTACGGCCCTTAAGAAGGCGCTAAAGCCCAAGAAGCTTGAAGTCGTAGGCGACTTTAATGTACGGGGAAATGTGAAGACCATCGTCAAGGTCGCCATATAA